The proteins below come from a single Ictalurus punctatus breed USDA103 chromosome 29, Coco_2.0, whole genome shotgun sequence genomic window:
- the LOC124626564 gene encoding signaling lymphocytic activation molecule, translating into MDYEMVVNIFSGNRILWTFLPLLCCLLCAAGDETVTLQEVEGTTITLHTGITGIQSDAQILWFYGPEKAEKKILISPVFKGQGEISERFKERLQLDRISGALTIRNISRNHSGVYLLQVITEHLSSRTFSVRVYAPVWTPVIIKRENQSVVSTEPCSLLCTVENGEDVTLSWYRENERISITNNTDLSVPLNLPLQIPHHDNNINTYICVSANPVSNKSSSLNIAQLCDHLSGQTDRSRSLLPVLISAGGFVLLIICVTLWIWLKKKKQQVSEKPEVTYADVNVTAHSAERVKEEEKPGITQVEAETDPVVYADVRR; encoded by the exons ATGGATTATGAAATGGTGGTGAATATTTTCTCAGGAAACAGGATTCTCTGGACTTTTCTCCCCCTACTGTGCT GTTTACTGTGTGCAGCTGGAGACGAGACGGTCACACTGCAGGAAGTGGAAGGAACCACTATAACTCTCCATACTGGGATAACTGGAATTCAGAGTGATGCTCAGATTCTGTGGTTTTATGGACCTGAGAAAGcggagaaaaaaatattgattagTCCGGTATTTAAAGGACAAGGAGAAATCAGTGAGAGATTTAAAGAGCGACTGCAGCTGGACAGAATCAGTGGAGCTTTAACCATCAGGAACATCAGCAGAAACCATTCtggagtttatttattacaggtCATCACTGAACATCTCTCATCCAGGACTTTCAGTGTCAGAGTTTATG CTCCAGTATGGACTCCAGtaataataaagagagaaaatcaaaGTGTGGTTTCCACAGAGCCGTGTTCCCTCCTGTGCACTGTGGAGAATGGAGAAGATGTGACGTTATCCTGGtacagagagaacgagagaatcTCCATCACCAATAACACAGATCTCAGTGTTCCCCTCAATCTCCCACTTCAAATACCACACCATGATAATAACATCAACACTTATATCTGTGTGTCTGCAAACCCTGTCAGTAATAAATCATCTTCTCTCAACATCGCACAGCTCTGTGATCATCTCTCAG GACAAACTGATCGTTCCCGTTCACTGCTTCCTGTCCTGATATCTGCTGGAGGTTTTGTGTTATTAATAATATGTGTAACGTTGTGGATTtggctgaaaaagaaaaagcagcaAG TTTCTGAGAAACCTGAAGTGACTTACGCTGATGTGAATGTTACAGCTCACAGTGCAGAGAGAGTTAAAGAG GAAGAAAAACCCGGAATAACGCAGGTTGAAGCGGAGACTGATCCAGTGGTGTATGCAGATGTGAGGAGATAA